The DNA window GGCCGAGATGGTGGACGGTAGGCAGTAGGCAGTAGGCAGTAGGCAGTAGGCAGTAGGCAGTAGGGAAGCAGTTCTCTACTCCCTAGCACCCACTGCCTACTCCCTCATTTTCAAGCCTTTGCCGTTTTCGCTCCAGCGCCGAGGGCGGCGGTGCGCAGCACGTAATAGATGATGCCGGCGATCGCCACGCCGAAGAACCAGCCATAGACGCCCCACCACGACGGCAGCCAATTGGTGAAGTTGGGCAGGATCGACGAGAAGGTCGTGCCGATGCCGGCGGCGATGAAGGCATTGACGTGCCAGCCGCCCTGGAAGCGGAACTCGCCGTCCTCGCGGTACAGTGCCTCGACGTCGACCTCGCCTTTGCGGATCAGATAGTAGTCGACCATCATGACGCCGAAGATCGGTCCCATCGTCGCGCCGATGATGCCGACGAAATGCGCCGCACTGCCGTCCCACGGCGCGAAGGGATAAAGCAACAGCGCGATCACGGCCGCGATGTAGCCGCCCTTCTTGAAGTCGATCTGACGCGGGAAGACGTTGGAGAAGTCAAAGGCCGGCGAGACGAAGTTGGCGACGACGTTGATGCCGAGCGTCGCCACAGCGAAAGTCAGCGCGGCGAGTGCCGCCAGGAACCAGCTGTCGAACTTGGCCGAGATCTGGTCGGGATGCAGCAGCACCTCGTGGTAGACATCGTAAGCGGCAATGGTGGTGACGCCGGCAACCAACGAGAACAGGATGAGGTTGACCGGCAGGCCCCAGATGTTGCCCTTGCGCAGCGCTGCCTTATCGGGCGCGTAGCGGGCGAAGTCGCAAAAATTGAGATAGAGCGCCGAGAAATAGGTCACCCAGATCGCCGCGGCTCCAAACAGCGCCGTCCACGACCCGGGATCGCCCGGAATGCCGGCATCGGCGGTCTTTGCGCGCAGCACATCCATCGGAATGTCGCTGGTAAAGGCGAAGCTCCCCGATTTGACGCAGAGATAGATGGCCAGGAGCAGCATCATTACCCACACCGCCGGGCCGGCCCAGTCCTGGAAGCGGCGCACCGTTTCCATGCCCTTCTGGATGATCAGCAGCTGCAGCGCCCAGATGACGACGAAGCAGATTACTTCCAGCCCGGAATGGCCGAGGAAGTGCGTGTTGGCGTTGAAATCGGCGAACCATTGCGAGCGGATCAGCAGCGCCACGATGGCGCCTGAGGCGGCGGCCGTCTGTGCGCCATACCAGAAGCAGGCGACGATGGCACGCACCAGTGCCGGTATGTTGGCGCCCCATATGCCAAAGGAAGCGCGGGCCAGCACAGGGTAGGGCACGCCGGTCTTCACGCCGGCATAGCCGACCATGTTCATCAGCGCATAGATGATCAGCGAGCCGATGCCGATGGCGATGATGAAGTTGACGAAGCCGCCGCAAAACAGGAACAGGCTGGCGGCGAGATAGTAGCCCCACAGGCTGTGAACGTCCGACGTCCAGACGTTGAAGATCGAAAACGGCCCCCAGTTTCGAACCTTGGCCGGAGCGAGATCCTCGTTGTAAAGGTCAGGCGATGCGCCTTCTATGGTCACTGCAATGTCCTCCCCTTGATTGGCCGCGCGCCTCCACGCGATGGCCGTGCAGGTTAAGCCTGACGCAGGGGAACCGGCAATCGATCCATTTGCCGGCTTTGGCCTTAAAGATATTCAATGCGAACCGCGATTATCGAGGGGCCGCAATGGTGGGCCGCTGTTGAATGCCGCCGGTCGGGTGATCGAATTTCGGTAATAGCGGCAACCTAAGTGATGGCCATCACCCGCTTATGGTCCTCGACTTCCGACAACAGCCAGTCCTGGAACAGGCCGGTGCCCGGCTTGTTGCCGATGCTGCGGCGCTGGTGCAGGTAGATGCCGGCCGGATAAGTATGACGGGCCTGAAACGGCGCGACAAGTTTGCCTTGCTGCAGAAAATCCTGTGCCATCATCGTGTCGGCAAGCGCTATCCCCGCGCCATTGATCGCCTCGCGCATGATCAGCGTGCAGTCATCCAGCGTCGTACTGGATTTCGGCGTCGTGTCCAAAACGCCTTCCTGCTCCAGCCAACGCTTCCATCTCGTGCTCTCGCACTCATGGATCAGATGATGATTGACCAGATCGGCCGGCGATCGCAGTGGCACCGGCCCTTCGAGCAGTGAGGGTGCGCAGACCGGCGTCAGAACCAGCGGGATCATCAGCGTCAACGCCGGGCCGGCCTTGTAGACGAACTCGTCGACAATCGCCAAATCGAAGTTGGCGCGCTTGCCTGAGGTCGAGATCTCCAACTCCACCGCCGGATGCAGCTTGCGAAAGTTCGGCAGCCGGTCCGCCAGCCAAAGGTTCAGGACGGCCGGGACGCACAGGACCCGGACACGCTGGGTCCTGCTGTGGGTCGGACCATCGGCGAGGCTGACATCGTCGGTGGCGCGCCAGATGGCCTCGAACGCTTCGGAGAGGCTGCGCGCATAGTAGGAGCCGCGGATGGTCGGCGTTATCTGGCGAAAGCCGCGTTCGAACAGGTCCTGGCCGAGATTCCTTTCAAGCGCACGGATGTGGCGGCTGACAGCCGAGGGCGTCAGATGCAATTCTTCCGCTGCGTCCTTGACGCTGCCGAGGCGAGCGGCGGCCTCGAAAGCGCGCATGCCATTGAGTGAGGGTAGGGCCATTGGCCGATCATGAATTGTCGATTGAGTTTTTGTCAATCGACATGGACAGAATTGGCGTTTGATCGCCTGCCCCATTAGGGGATACCCAAAAGGCAAGAGCAACTAAGTCGTCTCAAGAAAACGACTATTTGGGAACACCGGCACCATACCACCAACGGCAGAGACCGGCTTGACCAGTCTCACTGGTGGAGAGCGAAGCTTTGCCCGGTATCGCCGCAATTGGAGAGAACACCAGCCTATGCCTCAATCGCCAGCGCCGGTCTTCGAAACCGCGGACGAGATTTCAGCGGAAACCTCCGTGGTCGTGATTTTGCAAACTGCCCAAACA is part of the Mesorhizobium loti genome and encodes:
- a CDS encoding NCS1 family nucleobase:cation symporter-1, with translation MTIEGASPDLYNEDLAPAKVRNWGPFSIFNVWTSDVHSLWGYYLAASLFLFCGGFVNFIIAIGIGSLIIYALMNMVGYAGVKTGVPYPVLARASFGIWGANIPALVRAIVACFWYGAQTAAASGAIVALLIRSQWFADFNANTHFLGHSGLEVICFVVIWALQLLIIQKGMETVRRFQDWAGPAVWVMMLLLAIYLCVKSGSFAFTSDIPMDVLRAKTADAGIPGDPGSWTALFGAAAIWVTYFSALYLNFCDFARYAPDKAALRKGNIWGLPVNLILFSLVAGVTTIAAYDVYHEVLLHPDQISAKFDSWFLAALAALTFAVATLGINVVANFVSPAFDFSNVFPRQIDFKKGGYIAAVIALLLYPFAPWDGSAAHFVGIIGATMGPIFGVMMVDYYLIRKGEVDVEALYREDGEFRFQGGWHVNAFIAAGIGTTFSSILPNFTNWLPSWWGVYGWFFGVAIAGIIYYVLRTAALGAGAKTAKA
- a CDS encoding LysR family transcriptional regulator, with product MALPSLNGMRAFEAAARLGSVKDAAEELHLTPSAVSRHIRALERNLGQDLFERGFRQITPTIRGSYYARSLSEAFEAIWRATDDVSLADGPTHSRTQRVRVLCVPAVLNLWLADRLPNFRKLHPAVELEISTSGKRANFDLAIVDEFVYKAGPALTLMIPLVLTPVCAPSLLEGPVPLRSPADLVNHHLIHECESTRWKRWLEQEGVLDTTPKSSTTLDDCTLIMREAINGAGIALADTMMAQDFLQQGKLVAPFQARHTYPAGIYLHQRRSIGNKPGTGLFQDWLLSEVEDHKRVMAIT